The following coding sequences lie in one Candidatus Nitrospira allomarina genomic window:
- a CDS encoding aldehyde dehydrogenase family protein, with protein MATSTERLHPAVQSFVSHPRKMLINGQWVNSQSGKTFSTFNPATGEVMAEVAEGDKVDIALAVKSARKAFEQGPWRKMTPSDRGKLLWRLADLLESNLEEFAQLESLDNGKPLTIARAADVPLAVDLFRYMAGWSTKIEGNSIPISVPYMPGSQFLAYTLREPVGVVGQIIPWNFPLLMAAWKLGPALAVGCTIVMKPAEQTPLSALRLGELFIEAGFPEGVVNIVPGYGETAGAALAAHPDVDKIAFTGSTEVGKLIVNAATGNLKKVTLELGGKSPSVVLPDADLETGIPGVASAIFFNHGQCCAAGSRLYVEKSIFDKVVAGVADQAKQIKIGPGLDPTTQMGPLVSDEQQHRVLGYLESGFAEGAQAAAGGKRSGDKGYFVEPTVLVNTNSNMKVIQEEIFGPVVCAEPFTEVEEVVAKANDNIYGLAAAVWTKDLSKGHRIAAQLRAGTVWINCHNIFDASLPFGGYKQSGWGREMGHEALDLYTEVKSVCAKLA; from the coding sequence ATGGCGACTTCAACTGAACGGCTTCATCCGGCTGTCCAATCTTTTGTGTCCCATCCACGAAAAATGCTGATTAATGGTCAGTGGGTTAACTCACAATCGGGCAAAACATTTTCCACGTTTAATCCTGCAACGGGTGAAGTAATGGCGGAGGTGGCGGAAGGCGATAAGGTTGATATTGCTCTTGCCGTGAAATCTGCCAGAAAGGCATTTGAACAAGGCCCATGGCGAAAGATGACGCCTTCTGACCGCGGCAAACTCCTGTGGCGGTTGGCGGACCTTCTGGAGTCGAACTTGGAAGAGTTTGCTCAGTTAGAGTCTCTGGATAACGGTAAACCGTTAACCATTGCGCGGGCAGCAGACGTTCCATTGGCTGTGGATTTGTTTAGATACATGGCGGGATGGTCAACAAAAATTGAGGGCAATTCCATTCCCATTTCGGTTCCCTATATGCCTGGGTCTCAATTCCTAGCCTATACCCTTCGTGAGCCGGTTGGAGTTGTCGGGCAAATTATTCCCTGGAATTTTCCTCTGTTAATGGCGGCATGGAAACTTGGCCCGGCTTTGGCCGTGGGCTGTACTATAGTGATGAAACCGGCTGAACAAACTCCCTTGTCAGCATTGCGGTTGGGAGAGTTGTTCATCGAGGCAGGATTTCCAGAAGGAGTTGTGAACATTGTTCCCGGCTATGGAGAAACCGCAGGTGCGGCCTTAGCTGCTCATCCTGATGTGGATAAAATTGCATTTACTGGATCGACTGAAGTGGGCAAACTTATTGTGAATGCTGCGACAGGGAATCTTAAAAAAGTCACGTTGGAACTTGGTGGGAAATCACCAAGTGTCGTCTTGCCGGATGCTGATCTGGAAACGGGAATACCCGGAGTAGCCAGTGCGATTTTCTTTAATCATGGACAATGTTGCGCCGCAGGCTCACGGCTGTATGTGGAAAAAAGCATTTTTGACAAGGTTGTGGCGGGGGTTGCTGATCAAGCCAAACAAATTAAGATAGGTCCGGGACTAGATCCTACTACTCAAATGGGGCCATTAGTCTCTGATGAACAGCAACACCGTGTTCTGGGATATTTGGAATCGGGGTTTGCTGAAGGCGCTCAAGCGGCTGCGGGTGGGAAACGATCTGGAGACAAAGGATATTTTGTTGAACCGACCGTGTTGGTCAATACCAATTCAAACATGAAGGTTATCCAAGAAGAAATTTTTGGCCCTGTGGTGTGCGCGGAACCTTTCACGGAAGTAGAAGAAGTGGTCGCCAAGGCCAATGATAATATTTATGGATTGGCGGCCGCGGTCTGGACAAAAGATTTAAGTAAGGGACATCGGATTGCTGCTCAATTACGAGCTGGAACGGTTTGGATTAATTGCCATAATATTTTTGATGCGTCACTCCCATTTGGCGGGTACAAACAATCCGGTTGGGGACGGGAAATGGGCCACGAGGCGTTGGATCTCTATACAGAAGTTAAATCCGTCTGTGCCAAACTGGCCTAA
- the hemL gene encoding glutamate-1-semialdehyde 2,1-aminomutase, with protein sequence MKTTKSRALFQRANSFIPGGVNSPVRAFRSVGGDPLFIKQAKGILLEDVDGNKFLDYVLSWGPMILGHANSRVIKAVISASKRGTSYGAPAEGEVELAKIIIKMVPSIEKVRLVNSGTEAVMSAIRLARAYTKRDSILKFEGCYHGHADHLLVKAGSGVATLGIPDSPGVPESFARHTLTAPYNDIKTTEKLIHKHAQSLGAIIVEPIAGNMGVIPPSDEFLPWLRMITKKYDILLIFDEVISGFRVGPGGAQGLYKVIPDLTILGKIIGGGLPIGAYGGTKEIMQLIAPAGPVYQAGTLSGNPVAVAAGLETIRILQTPGVYKDLEKKSKVLAEGLGEAAKKAKISYYQTRVGSMLGGFFTEGPVTDYAGAQKSDTVRYAKFFHGMLNHGIYLAPSQFEAMLLSTAHTLRHINQTIAAAEEVFPTLR encoded by the coding sequence GTGAAAACAACAAAGTCCCGTGCTTTATTTCAACGAGCGAATTCATTTATTCCAGGGGGTGTTAACAGTCCCGTCAGAGCATTTCGTTCAGTCGGGGGAGATCCTTTATTTATTAAGCAAGCTAAAGGAATTTTGTTAGAAGACGTGGATGGCAATAAATTTTTGGATTATGTTTTATCTTGGGGGCCTATGATTCTTGGGCATGCAAATTCGCGGGTAATAAAGGCTGTCATCAGTGCCTCGAAACGTGGGACGAGCTATGGGGCCCCAGCGGAGGGGGAAGTGGAATTAGCCAAAATCATTATCAAGATGGTTCCCTCAATTGAGAAAGTCCGTCTTGTAAATTCGGGGACGGAAGCCGTTATGAGTGCAATTCGTTTAGCCAGGGCTTACACTAAACGGGACTCAATATTGAAATTCGAAGGCTGCTATCATGGGCATGCTGACCATTTGCTCGTTAAGGCCGGATCAGGCGTGGCTACTCTAGGGATACCTGATAGCCCTGGCGTACCAGAATCGTTTGCCCGCCACACACTGACCGCGCCATATAACGACATTAAAACTACCGAAAAACTCATTCATAAACATGCCCAAAGTTTGGGCGCAATTATTGTAGAGCCTATTGCAGGAAATATGGGGGTGATTCCTCCATCGGATGAATTTCTGCCATGGCTCCGAATGATCACTAAAAAGTACGATATCCTCTTAATTTTCGATGAAGTCATTTCTGGTTTTAGAGTGGGTCCGGGTGGAGCGCAAGGCCTCTATAAAGTCATTCCTGACCTCACGATTTTAGGGAAAATCATCGGGGGAGGCTTGCCCATTGGAGCATATGGGGGCACCAAGGAAATAATGCAATTGATTGCCCCGGCTGGACCGGTGTACCAGGCCGGAACTCTCTCCGGAAATCCAGTGGCGGTGGCTGCCGGACTAGAGACTATCCGAATCCTTCAAACACCGGGAGTCTATAAGGATTTAGAAAAAAAATCCAAAGTGTTGGCCGAGGGATTAGGAGAAGCAGCTAAGAAAGCAAAAATTTCCTACTATCAAACTCGGGTTGGTTCCATGTTGGGTGGATTTTTTACCGAAGGACCTGTCACGGATTACGCCGGGGCCCAAAAATCAGACACCGTACGATACGCTAAATTTTTTCATGGAATGCTCAATCATGGAATATATTTGGCTCCCTCTCAATTTGAAGCCATGTTGCTCTCAACTGCTCACACCCTTAGGCACATTAATCAGACGATTGCTGCCGCGGAAGAGGTCTTTCCTACACTACGATAG
- a CDS encoding STAS domain-containing protein — protein MYCEQRRKNEITILDCFGRFDEGDTKQFIQWLERLQNHGIQHLILNLSPLYYLDPKVVNLLYFAQEFLQSNSGTFSLVSPLSSVRNELVRGKIPHTIPTFDTMYDAMHRPHCAFNEC, from the coding sequence ATGTATTGTGAACAACGGAGAAAGAATGAAATAACAATTCTTGATTGTTTTGGAAGATTTGATGAAGGTGATACAAAACAATTTATTCAGTGGCTTGAACGATTACAAAACCATGGCATTCAACATTTGATATTAAATTTGTCTCCTTTGTACTACTTGGATCCTAAAGTGGTGAATCTCCTTTACTTTGCTCAGGAATTTCTTCAATCGAATTCAGGTACATTTTCATTGGTAAGCCCACTTAGTTCGGTAAGGAATGAACTTGTTCGGGGGAAAATTCCTCATACCATACCCACATTTGATACCATGTATGATGCTATGCATCGCCCACACTGTGCTTTTAATGAATGTTAA
- a CDS encoding rhomboid family intramembrane serine protease: MIPLRDDNPTEITPVVTVALIVSCCMVFLYEISLSMPSSEAFVYMFGAIPAVVLGHAQLPPELVILPAYGTLFSSMFLHGGWMHLIGNMLYLWIFGNNIEDVMGHAKFVLFYLICGVLAAFSHALVDPESTIPMVGASGAISGILGAYLLLYPHARVLVLVPYGFIGTFNVPAAVVLGLWFLMQILSGGMSLGNQGGGVAFFAHIGGFVAGMILIGFFKHSHVRFFNPPHSSSSFGSW; the protein is encoded by the coding sequence ATGATTCCACTTCGGGATGACAATCCTACTGAAATTACACCTGTGGTGACGGTGGCGTTAATTGTCTCCTGCTGTATGGTGTTCCTGTATGAGATCTCTCTCTCAATGCCAAGCAGTGAAGCATTTGTTTATATGTTCGGGGCAATTCCCGCTGTCGTATTGGGGCATGCCCAGTTACCACCAGAGCTGGTGATCCTACCGGCCTATGGAACACTTTTCTCAAGTATGTTTCTCCATGGGGGCTGGATGCATTTAATAGGGAATATGCTTTATCTGTGGATTTTTGGAAATAATATCGAAGATGTGATGGGCCATGCGAAGTTTGTTTTATTCTATTTAATTTGTGGGGTATTGGCTGCCTTCAGCCATGCGTTAGTTGATCCCGAATCAACGATACCCATGGTTGGTGCTAGCGGGGCGATTTCAGGTATTTTAGGGGCTTATTTATTACTGTATCCCCATGCGCGAGTATTGGTGTTAGTGCCTTATGGGTTTATTGGAACTTTTAATGTTCCAGCGGCGGTGGTATTAGGTTTATGGTTCTTAATGCAGATCTTAAGCGGTGGTATGAGTCTTGGAAATCAAGGAGGCGGGGTTGCGTTTTTTGCGCACATCGGTGGATTCGTTGCCGGCATGATATTGATTGGATTTTTTAAGCACTCTCACGTCAGATTTTTTAACCCACCTCATTCTTCAAGTTCATTTGGGTCTTGGTAA
- a CDS encoding DHHA1 domain-containing protein — protein sequence MTKTMIKFDELPNQNPPDVVLYHADCMDGFGAAWALWKRFPQARYVAVKHGNPPPDGLQNQHVVMVDFSYHRETILELADQVASLYILDHHITAQDSLKDLPFAYFDMNRSGAVLAWEWVHMEPVPWLLHYVQDKDLWHWQLPGSREISAALASYPFGFERWESLQFETLKVEGTGILRSEKALVEKMANEFIMVSFAGHMVPAVHSAVLTSQIGEHLSEKHPFCLIWHQKDGRRYFSLRSKAGGISVAEIAAKYGGGGHTHAAGFSISLDGDSQNFPNPVFGLPDFSPASSRI from the coding sequence ATGACAAAAACAATGATAAAATTTGATGAATTGCCCAACCAGAATCCACCTGACGTGGTGTTGTATCACGCCGATTGTATGGATGGATTTGGCGCAGCGTGGGCTCTCTGGAAACGATTTCCGCAAGCTCGCTATGTTGCGGTTAAGCATGGGAATCCGCCTCCGGATGGATTGCAAAACCAACACGTGGTGATGGTTGACTTTAGCTATCACCGCGAAACCATATTGGAGCTGGCAGATCAAGTGGCCAGTCTTTATATTTTAGATCATCATATTACCGCCCAGGATTCTCTAAAGGATTTGCCTTTTGCATATTTCGATATGAACCGAAGTGGCGCTGTTCTGGCATGGGAATGGGTCCACATGGAACCGGTTCCCTGGCTCCTTCACTATGTGCAGGATAAGGATTTGTGGCATTGGCAACTTCCCGGTAGTCGTGAAATTAGTGCGGCGCTGGCGTCATACCCTTTTGGATTTGAACGTTGGGAATCCCTTCAATTTGAAACATTAAAGGTTGAAGGGACAGGTATTTTACGATCCGAAAAGGCATTGGTCGAAAAGATGGCAAACGAATTCATCATGGTGTCGTTCGCGGGACATATGGTTCCTGCTGTTCATTCAGCCGTTTTAACCAGCCAAATAGGGGAGCATCTTTCTGAGAAGCATCCATTTTGTCTCATTTGGCATCAAAAAGATGGCCGCCGGTATTTTTCCCTTCGGTCAAAAGCCGGAGGGATTTCCGTGGCTGAAATTGCAGCAAAATATGGTGGAGGAGGACATACCCATGCTGCCGGGTTCTCTATCTCTTTAGACGGGGATTCTCAGAATTTTCCTAATCCCGTTTTCGGACTACCAGACTTTTCTCCCGCCTCTTCTCGGATCTGA
- a CDS encoding LOG family protein → MSLRKNITLEAPSDTKYSTKKIVLEDEIVREIKSLWTGPQTDVRTALLKEMVGSVVGLRDLDTDVLDVKILHRALKELRHSFRVFRQYREVKKVSIFGSARTPGEDPNYKLASQLGKLLSQRGFMVITGGGPGIMLAGNEGAGRENSFGVNIMLPFEQAPNAIIADDKKLVHLKYFFTRKLLLVKESHAVALFPGGFGTLDEAFEVLTLIQTGKTHPIPVVCIESPGGDYWKQLMEFFEQQLLSRGFINRSDLALFKVVYSAEEAVREIQQFFRVYHSLRIVKDSMVIRIHQHLSQSEMAQLNQKFSDILTDGQFQQVEALPEEWDEPHISHLPRLMFHFNWKELGRLRQCIDWLNARILAI, encoded by the coding sequence ATGTCATTACGTAAAAATATAACCTTGGAAGCGCCGTCTGATACGAAATATTCTACAAAAAAAATTGTGTTGGAGGATGAGATTGTACGCGAAATCAAATCTCTTTGGACAGGACCTCAGACGGATGTGCGAACGGCCCTATTAAAAGAAATGGTCGGCAGTGTCGTCGGGCTTCGTGATTTGGATACGGATGTCCTAGATGTCAAAATCCTTCATCGAGCTTTAAAAGAGCTTCGCCACTCCTTTCGGGTATTTCGGCAATATCGCGAGGTGAAAAAAGTCAGTATTTTTGGTTCAGCCCGGACCCCAGGAGAAGATCCCAACTATAAGCTGGCTTCTCAACTTGGGAAACTCCTCAGTCAACGTGGCTTTATGGTGATCACGGGGGGTGGGCCCGGGATCATGCTGGCCGGGAATGAGGGGGCTGGTCGGGAGAATAGTTTTGGGGTGAATATCATGCTGCCTTTTGAGCAAGCCCCGAATGCGATAATTGCGGATGATAAAAAACTTGTACATCTCAAGTATTTTTTTACGCGAAAATTATTGCTGGTGAAGGAAAGCCACGCCGTCGCCCTTTTCCCTGGAGGATTTGGAACGTTAGATGAGGCATTTGAGGTGTTAACGCTGATTCAAACGGGGAAAACGCACCCCATTCCCGTCGTATGCATTGAATCCCCAGGTGGAGATTACTGGAAACAATTGATGGAGTTTTTTGAACAGCAACTCTTGTCCCGTGGATTTATTAATCGATCCGATTTAGCACTTTTCAAAGTCGTGTATTCTGCAGAGGAAGCGGTTAGGGAAATTCAGCAATTTTTCCGGGTGTATCATTCTCTACGAATTGTGAAAGATTCGATGGTTATTCGTATTCATCAACACCTCTCCCAATCGGAGATGGCCCAGTTGAATCAGAAATTTTCGGACATCTTGACCGATGGGCAGTTTCAGCAAGTCGAGGCGTTGCCAGAGGAGTGGGATGAACCCCACATTTCCCACCTGCCACGTCTGATGTTTCATTTTAATTGGAAGGAGTTGGGTCGTCTTCGGCAATGCATTGATTGGCTCAATGCCCGAATATTAGCCATATAG
- a CDS encoding tRNA dihydrouridine synthase encodes MNHYPQSTLWRALSQPIMGLAPMDGVTDSAFRHIVAIHGKPDVVFTEFTNVHDICSGRLKALDSLRYSEAERPVIAQIYGKEPALFYQAAHVVCELGFDGLDINMGCPSKNVASSGSGAGLIRTPNLALELIEMARKGIQDWTAGQPLTQIGMKPKALEAIGQLQSELYHSPIRKAIPLSVKTRIGFDRNMIEEWSACLIQGRPEVISIHGRTLSQMYRGQSDWEAIALAANRIQPHGILVLGNGDIHSLGESAARIRESGVNGVLIGRGSLGNPWVFQGIQQIREMLQTGQFCISPQHVPSLEEKFRIMIQHASLFERVHGPDRFVRMRKHLGWYCSGFPYAAAMRAQLVRTHSTTDVINLVNQYQDRALDNQTMETPATITTS; translated from the coding sequence ATGAATCACTACCCTCAATCCACACTATGGCGGGCCCTCTCTCAACCAATTATGGGATTGGCCCCTATGGATGGCGTCACTGATTCGGCTTTCCGCCATATAGTGGCAATTCATGGAAAACCTGATGTCGTCTTTACGGAATTCACCAACGTCCATGACATCTGTTCCGGTAGACTCAAGGCCCTCGACAGCCTGCGATACTCGGAAGCGGAACGTCCCGTCATTGCCCAAATCTATGGGAAGGAACCTGCTTTATTTTACCAAGCGGCCCATGTGGTCTGTGAGTTGGGGTTTGATGGGTTGGATATCAATATGGGGTGCCCCTCGAAAAACGTCGCTTCCTCGGGAAGTGGCGCCGGATTAATTCGCACTCCAAATTTGGCGCTGGAACTGATAGAGATGGCACGAAAAGGCATTCAGGATTGGACCGCCGGCCAGCCTCTGACTCAAATCGGGATGAAGCCCAAAGCATTAGAAGCCATTGGCCAGCTCCAAAGCGAGCTTTACCACTCCCCAATTCGCAAAGCCATTCCCTTATCCGTCAAAACCCGCATTGGCTTCGACCGGAACATGATCGAAGAATGGAGCGCTTGTCTTATTCAGGGACGCCCAGAGGTCATCTCCATCCACGGCCGCACGCTATCGCAAATGTACCGGGGACAATCCGATTGGGAAGCGATCGCCCTAGCCGCAAACCGAATCCAGCCGCACGGCATTCTTGTCCTGGGCAATGGCGATATTCACAGTCTGGGAGAATCCGCTGCCCGCATTCGGGAATCAGGCGTTAACGGCGTGTTGATTGGCCGTGGCTCACTCGGCAATCCATGGGTCTTTCAGGGGATTCAACAAATTCGAGAAATGTTGCAGACGGGACAATTCTGTATTTCACCGCAGCATGTTCCAAGCCTGGAAGAAAAATTCAGGATCATGATCCAACATGCCTCCTTGTTTGAACGAGTCCATGGGCCTGATCGTTTCGTACGAATGCGCAAACACTTAGGCTGGTATTGTTCGGGCTTTCCCTATGCTGCGGCAATGCGCGCTCAACTCGTTCGTACCCATTCCACGACAGATGTGATCAATTTGGTCAACCAGTACCAAGATCGTGCGCTGGACAATCAGACCATGGAAACACCGGCCACCATCACCACGTCTTAA
- a CDS encoding Maf family protein — protein sequence MPDPHLILASSSPRRKELLTLLGLSFEIISPAINEEVLGQETPVNHVRRLALEKAKSVASHYPDSLVIGSDTVIELDGQILGKPADLEDAHHMLTGLRGRCHLVHTGLALIAKAKELRETYVETVKVWVKNFSNTDMQAYLKTQDSLGKAGAYSIQGEGAHLIEKIEGDYPSVVGLPLSKTAQLLEQAGIDFPMKAEKIYRTKPYANWKDFS from the coding sequence ATGCCCGATCCTCACCTCATCCTGGCCTCCTCGTCGCCTCGTCGAAAAGAACTGCTGACCCTCTTGGGGCTTTCCTTTGAAATCATTTCGCCTGCAATCAATGAAGAAGTTCTTGGCCAGGAAACACCCGTTAATCATGTACGACGCCTTGCACTTGAAAAAGCCAAATCCGTGGCGAGTCACTATCCCGACAGCCTCGTCATCGGCAGCGATACCGTTATTGAATTGGATGGTCAGATCCTTGGCAAACCGGCAGACCTAGAAGATGCCCACCACATGCTGACCGGCTTGCGCGGCCGATGCCATCTCGTCCATACCGGTTTGGCTTTGATAGCAAAGGCTAAGGAGCTAAGGGAAACATATGTAGAAACCGTCAAAGTCTGGGTCAAGAACTTTTCAAATACCGACATGCAGGCCTATCTGAAGACTCAGGATAGCCTGGGAAAAGCGGGCGCCTATTCTATTCAAGGAGAGGGCGCGCACCTCATCGAAAAAATCGAAGGGGATTATCCTTCAGTGGTGGGGTTGCCGCTTAGCAAGACAGCCCAACTCCTTGAACAGGCGGGAATTGACTTTCCCATGAAAGCCGAAAAGATTTACCGAACAAAACCTTATGCGAATTGGAAGGATTTCTCATAG
- a CDS encoding PCP reductase family protein, with translation MKFVCLKCETYMTFEKVEKPAEGSLGVFFECPSCQSRFSMVTNPGETQMVSSLGVQLGGRTEASKPLEMTRGGLEDNVSAGMGQMAAYLNEKIQSGQPAAVPAASGAPATASEPGTTSEGGGCPFSAMVAQMGLGSTGTAGAQAPQAVDQLLWTSDAQEKLAKLPSFVQPMVKSSVETYARKNGFTTVTLQVMDDSKNASTEGIKWTPEAQQRLDNIPDFIRPMARREIERLVKERGQSEITAQVMEEAKEKFMKFM, from the coding sequence ATGAAATTTGTCTGTCTCAAATGCGAAACCTATATGACTTTTGAAAAAGTCGAAAAACCGGCTGAAGGCTCTCTTGGGGTCTTTTTTGAATGCCCCTCTTGCCAATCGCGCTTTTCGATGGTGACCAATCCCGGCGAAACCCAGATGGTCTCTTCTTTAGGCGTCCAGTTGGGGGGGAGAACCGAAGCGTCCAAACCCTTGGAAATGACCCGTGGCGGGCTAGAGGACAACGTTTCGGCAGGCATGGGACAGATGGCCGCCTATTTGAATGAAAAAATTCAGAGTGGCCAACCGGCTGCGGTTCCAGCGGCCTCGGGGGCCCCAGCTACTGCCAGTGAACCAGGGACCACTTCGGAAGGCGGAGGATGTCCGTTTTCGGCCATGGTTGCTCAAATGGGTTTGGGCTCAACCGGTACCGCAGGAGCTCAAGCCCCTCAGGCTGTGGACCAATTGCTTTGGACTTCGGATGCTCAGGAAAAACTGGCCAAACTCCCGTCTTTTGTGCAGCCGATGGTCAAAAGCAGCGTAGAGACCTATGCCCGGAAGAACGGTTTTACCACCGTGACCCTTCAGGTGATGGATGATTCAAAGAACGCCTCTACGGAAGGGATCAAGTGGACCCCGGAGGCGCAACAACGGTTGGATAATATTCCCGACTTTATCCGCCCCATGGCGCGACGGGAAATTGAACGCCTGGTCAAAGAACGGGGTCAGTCGGAAATCACGGCCCAGGTGATGGAGGAGGCCAAAGAAAAATTTATGAAGTTTATGTAG
- a CDS encoding Mrp/NBP35 family ATP-binding protein translates to MSQQNDLKTILNKLHYSDDAKVVEQISAQTKLVMARMKGIRRKVVVMSGKGGVGKSMTTVNLALAFARMGQRVGLLDVDINGPCVPQMLGMRGKGLLDTSEGAVPPTGPLNIKVASMDFLLQENAPVRWKGPMDLSPVWLGMTEMNVIREFLSDMVWGELDYLLADLPPGAAADKPPLLAGLIPDLAGAVVVTTPSEVASNVVQKSIAYAQELGIEILGVVENMSQYRCPSCGEESPLFEGDTDSMCEALGLPLLGRIPFDRNFARTFDKGEPILEGDNPTSAKYQDIAKKVHTLLDYQHVLDGKV, encoded by the coding sequence ATGAGTCAACAAAATGACCTGAAAACGATTCTGAATAAACTTCATTATTCTGACGACGCCAAGGTGGTGGAGCAGATTTCAGCCCAGACCAAACTGGTCATGGCCCGTATGAAGGGTATTCGTCGCAAGGTGGTAGTAATGAGCGGTAAAGGCGGGGTGGGGAAAAGTATGACCACCGTGAATCTGGCGTTGGCCTTCGCGCGAATGGGTCAACGGGTCGGATTACTGGATGTGGATATTAATGGGCCCTGTGTTCCTCAAATGCTGGGGATGCGTGGGAAGGGATTATTGGATACCTCGGAAGGGGCGGTGCCGCCGACTGGTCCCTTAAATATCAAAGTCGCGTCGATGGATTTTCTCCTACAAGAAAACGCCCCGGTGCGGTGGAAAGGTCCCATGGACCTCAGCCCGGTTTGGTTGGGCATGACCGAGATGAATGTAATTCGGGAGTTTCTCTCCGACATGGTGTGGGGGGAATTGGACTATTTGCTGGCCGACCTTCCCCCCGGGGCGGCAGCCGACAAGCCACCCCTCTTGGCGGGACTTATTCCTGATTTAGCGGGGGCGGTGGTGGTGACGACCCCATCCGAGGTGGCTTCGAATGTCGTCCAAAAATCCATTGCTTATGCCCAGGAACTGGGTATTGAGATTTTGGGGGTGGTCGAGAATATGAGCCAGTACCGCTGTCCCTCCTGCGGAGAAGAAAGCCCCTTATTTGAGGGGGATACCGATTCCATGTGTGAGGCATTGGGTTTGCCCCTTTTAGGACGTATCCCCTTTGATCGGAATTTTGCCCGCACCTTTGATAAGGGGGAACCGATCCTGGAAGGAGACAATCCCACTTCGGCGAAATATCAGGATATTGCCAAAAAAGTTCATACATTGTTGGATTATCAACATGTTTTAGACGGGAAAGTGTAA
- a CDS encoding 2,3-bisphosphoglycerate-dependent phosphoglycerate mutase, whose product MAQLVLIRHGESQWNLENRFTGWVDVPLTPKGEQEARDAGKKLQAFRFDCAFTSVLVRAKETLRLVLEEIGQTTIPIEENKALNERMYGELQGLNKTETAQKYGDHQVKIWRRSFDVPPPGGESLKDTAERVLPYYENRIRPALLADKTVLVVAHGNSLRSLVMQLEHLSKEAVLELNIPTGAPLWYELDASGEVTGHRYL is encoded by the coding sequence ATGGCTCAGTTGGTGTTAATTCGTCATGGTGAATCTCAGTGGAATCTGGAAAACCGTTTTACGGGTTGGGTCGATGTCCCATTAACTCCTAAGGGGGAGCAAGAAGCTCGCGATGCGGGTAAGAAACTGCAGGCGTTTCGATTTGATTGTGCATTTACCTCAGTGTTAGTGCGTGCCAAGGAAACCCTACGATTGGTTCTGGAGGAAATTGGACAGACGACGATTCCCATCGAGGAAAACAAAGCGCTGAATGAGCGGATGTATGGAGAACTGCAGGGGCTTAATAAAACAGAAACGGCACAAAAATATGGCGACCACCAGGTCAAAATTTGGCGGAGGAGCTTTGATGTGCCTCCCCCCGGTGGTGAAAGCTTGAAGGATACTGCCGAACGAGTTCTTCCCTATTATGAAAATCGAATCCGGCCGGCCCTATTGGCAGATAAGACGGTCTTAGTCGTGGCCCATGGCAATAGTTTGCGGTCCTTGGTTATGCAATTAGAGCATTTGTCCAAGGAAGCTGTGCTTGAATTGAATATTCCGACGGGTGCACCATTATGGTATGAATTGGACGCATCAGGGGAGGTAACCGGTCATCGGTATTTGTAA